The following are from one region of the Geoalkalibacter subterraneus genome:
- a CDS encoding ferritin-like domain-containing protein, with product MNVFDFAMKMETDAETYYKKLAEQSQVEGIKNIFLDLAADEKKHHEMFQTLKDRTGNTAMEESAALENARNAFSRMLEQKPSADQLQGDLEAYRHAMKMEAEGARVYEKALAEETDPEVKTLLERIIKEEQKHFNIVENVYNFANAPNEHLAWAEFSNLEEFRNFGRDVGA from the coding sequence ATGAACGTTTTTGACTTTGCCATGAAAATGGAAACGGACGCGGAAACCTATTATAAAAAACTGGCCGAACAGTCACAGGTCGAGGGGATCAAAAATATTTTTCTTGATCTGGCGGCCGATGAGAAAAAACACCATGAAATGTTTCAGACGCTTAAAGACCGAACCGGAAATACGGCCATGGAAGAGAGTGCAGCCCTGGAGAACGCCCGCAACGCATTCTCCCGGATGCTCGAACAGAAGCCGTCTGCAGATCAGCTGCAGGGCGATCTTGAGGCCTATCGTCATGCCATGAAGATGGAAGCCGAGGGTGCCCGGGTTTATGAAAAGGCCCTGGCCGAGGAAACTGATCCTGAGGTCAAGACTCTGCTCGAGCGCATCATCAAGGAGGAACAGAAGCATTTCAATATCGTTGAGAACGTTTACAATTTCGCCAATGCACCCAACGAACATCTGGCCTGGGCGG